The Enterococcus rotai genome includes a window with the following:
- a CDS encoding LytR/AlgR family response regulator transcription factor gives MIKVALCDDDRMQATYLEENLLNIISKHTELNIDIDIFESGESLLKNIIAQGDYQILFLDIEMPGRNGIEIAKEIRKLSRKGLIVYVTSYDFYTLQSFEVTPFRYLLKPVESEVIEQVFLAAIDDIFMNHSYLFFKYKNSQYQVDTEEILCLCSENGRQINVKLSYEPDSVLYYGKIKDLEKQLNPLIFVKINRGVLVNFKYVKIIHKDEVHMINGERFTISRSRRKKVKESYRQFVERTMGI, from the coding sequence ATGATAAAGGTTGCTCTTTGTGATGATGACAGAATGCAAGCAACATATTTAGAAGAAAATTTATTGAACATAATTAGCAAACATACAGAACTTAATATAGATATAGATATTTTTGAATCAGGTGAATCCTTGCTTAAAAATATTATTGCACAAGGAGACTATCAGATTCTGTTTTTAGATATTGAAATGCCAGGACGTAATGGAATAGAAATTGCCAAAGAAATACGTAAGTTAAGCAGAAAAGGATTAATTGTATATGTTACTAGTTACGATTTTTATACGTTACAAAGTTTTGAAGTTACACCGTTTAGATACCTTTTAAAACCTGTAGAGAGTGAGGTTATTGAGCAAGTGTTTTTAGCTGCTATAGATGATATTTTTATGAATCATTCGTATCTTTTTTTTAAATATAAAAATTCGCAGTATCAGGTTGATACAGAAGAGATTCTGTGTTTGTGTTCTGAAAACGGAAGACAGATTAATGTGAAATTATCTTATGAACCCGATAGTGTTCTATATTATGGCAAAATAAAAGATCTAGAAAAGCAGTTGAATCCATTAATTTTTGTGAAAATAAATAGAGGTGTATTAGTCAATTTTAAATATGTAAAAATTATTCATAAGGATGAAGTTCACATGATCAACGGGGAGCGATTTACAATTAGTCGAAGTCGAAGAAAAAAGGTGAAAGAAAGCTATAGGCAATTTGTAGAAAGGACTATGGGAATATGA
- a CDS encoding 5'-methylthioadenosine/adenosylhomocysteine nucleosidase — protein sequence MKIVIAAAMEEELEPFRGSYRLQSIVKRGKTVIEEVLDQPSYSLFLVETGIGKANASASASLLCETIQPDVIINTGSAGGFLGEVEIGDVVYGTKLTYSDVDATGFEYKLGQVPQMPSDYVLNQKWVEIFDSLEKPKGYSLHKGLIVTADSFMSEPSFVTKVKEAFPKARASDMESTAIAQIANFYDIPVVNIRGISDIAGIKAAESFDNHLDTAALHAFQETNRLIQLLVKEN from the coding sequence ATGAAAATCGTCATAGCAGCAGCGATGGAAGAAGAATTAGAACCATTTCGTGGTTCCTATCGATTACAATCAATTGTCAAACGTGGTAAAACTGTGATCGAGGAAGTTTTAGATCAGCCAAGTTATTCTTTGTTTTTAGTAGAAACGGGGATTGGCAAAGCCAATGCATCAGCTTCAGCAAGTTTGCTTTGTGAAACAATTCAACCAGATGTGATCATTAATACAGGATCGGCAGGTGGATTTTTAGGTGAGGTTGAAATTGGCGATGTTGTATACGGAACCAAACTTACCTATAGTGATGTGGATGCAACAGGCTTTGAGTATAAGCTTGGACAAGTACCGCAAATGCCAAGTGATTACGTATTAAATCAAAAATGGGTGGAAATTTTTGATTCTCTAGAAAAACCTAAAGGGTATAGTTTACACAAGGGCTTGATTGTAACTGCTGATTCTTTTATGAGTGAGCCGAGCTTTGTGACAAAGGTTAAGGAAGCTTTTCCAAAAGCGAGAGCCTCTGATATGGAAAGTACTGCCATCGCACAGATTGCTAATTTTTATGATATTCCCGTCGTAAATATTCGCGGAATTTCCGACATTGCAGGAATTAAAGCGGCCGAGTCTTTTGACAATCATTTAGATACCGCTGCGCTTCATGCTTTTCAAGAAACAAACCGTTTAATTCAGCTATTGGTGAAAGAGAATTAA
- a CDS encoding MetQ/NlpA family ABC transporter substrate-binding protein has translation MKKWIGFSILAALFLVTGCNSQNKKETTKEKDQTTKIILGSVDSDADIWRFIAESDLAKKAGLTIEVKEINGGPQLNNATVEEQVDVNAFQSLGYLNSFNQDSDQKLVPIATTYMEPMGIYSDKYKSVTDIKNGAIVAIADNPANTARGLRLMETAGLIKLAKDFDNGTGTPSDIIENPKQLEFKMIDDTTGPRVLQDVDLALISNTIAFEGGLNVLKDALFKEEIDENTQQSINVLVTKEERQQDQTLKKLAALYHSQAVTDYIQEHFGGTKVDVQEEIGKLWEAEK, from the coding sequence ATGAAAAAGTGGATTGGATTTAGTATTTTAGCGGCTTTATTTTTGGTGACAGGTTGTAATAGTCAAAATAAAAAAGAGACAACCAAAGAGAAGGATCAAACGACAAAAATCATTTTAGGATCAGTAGACAGTGATGCTGATATTTGGCGCTTTATTGCAGAGTCAGATTTAGCTAAGAAAGCTGGTTTAACGATAGAAGTTAAAGAAATCAACGGTGGTCCTCAACTAAATAATGCAACGGTTGAAGAACAGGTAGATGTAAATGCTTTTCAATCGTTAGGCTATTTAAACAGTTTTAATCAAGACAGCGATCAAAAATTAGTACCAATCGCAACAACTTATATGGAGCCAATGGGCATTTATTCAGATAAATACAAATCTGTTACAGATATCAAAAACGGGGCTATCGTTGCAATCGCAGATAATCCAGCGAATACGGCACGTGGATTACGATTGATGGAAACAGCTGGTTTGATCAAATTAGCCAAGGATTTTGATAATGGAACAGGCACGCCATCGGATATCATTGAAAATCCTAAACAATTAGAGTTTAAAATGATTGATGATACAACAGGCCCAAGGGTGTTGCAAGATGTTGATCTAGCACTGATTAGTAATACAATTGCGTTTGAAGGTGGTTTGAATGTGTTGAAGGATGCTTTGTTTAAAGAAGAAATCGATGAAAATACTCAGCAAAGTATCAATGTTTTAGTCACAAAAGAAGAGCGCCAACAGGATCAAACGTTAAAAAAACTAGCAGCACTTTATCATAGTCAAGCAGTCACAGACTACATCCAAGAGCATTTTGGTGGTACGAAAGTTGATGTTCAAGAAGAGATTGGGAAGTTGTGGGAGGCAGAGAAATGA
- a CDS encoding S-ribosylhomocysteine lyase — MAEVESFTLDHNKVIAPYVRVITTEVGKKGDEITNYDLRFAQPNQAEIPTAAIHTLEHLLADLLRDRLAGIIDISPFGCRTGFHLIVWGNYPTKEVGQALKNTLAQIVAEIQWSDVQGTDAKSCGNYKDHSLFSAKEWAQLVLDQGISISAFEREII; from the coding sequence ATGGCAGAGGTGGAAAGTTTTACATTAGATCATAATAAAGTGATTGCGCCATATGTACGAGTAATTACAACAGAGGTTGGGAAAAAAGGAGACGAAATTACGAATTACGATTTACGTTTTGCTCAACCAAATCAGGCAGAAATTCCGACGGCAGCGATTCATACGTTAGAGCATTTACTAGCTGATTTATTGCGTGATCGTTTGGCAGGGATTATCGACATTTCTCCTTTTGGCTGTCGTACAGGGTTTCATTTAATTGTTTGGGGCAACTATCCAACCAAAGAAGTTGGGCAAGCATTAAAAAACACATTGGCTCAAATCGTAGCAGAAATTCAATGGTCTGACGTTCAAGGGACGGATGCAAAAAGTTGTGGGAATTATAAAGATCATTCTCTTTTTTCAGCAAAAGAATGGGCTCAATTAGTATTAGATCAAGGAATCAGTATCTCAGCATTTGAGCGAGAAATAATCTAG
- a CDS encoding 5-methyltetrahydropteroyltriglutamate--homocysteine S-methyltransferase: MCQHSVQRYEIVGSFLRPESLKKAREEFASGGISGDELKVVEDQAIRDLVAKQKEIGLNVISDGEFRRSYWHLDFFWGFKGIEHNVMDQGYLFHGEETRADSARLTGKISFNPEHPVFEEYEFLTEIADGTPVRQSIPAPAQLLAELVRSSNEEKVNEFYPDRERLYQDIAKAYRETILALYDLGCRDIKLDDCTWGMLVDKNFWTTMTNGEYDTQALQELYLRLNNDAIVDLPEDLHVTTHVCRGNYHSTWATSGGYEPVADTLLGNQNVEAFFLEFDDERSGDFEPLRFVPEDKQVVLGLVTSKDGKLEEKETLVKRIKEASKFVPLERLSLSPQCGFASTEEGNILTEEDQWKKLSLVIDVANEVWGN, encoded by the coding sequence ATGTGTCAACATTCAGTACAGCGGTATGAAATCGTAGGGAGTTTTTTACGTCCTGAATCGTTGAAAAAGGCGCGGGAAGAGTTTGCGTCTGGCGGGATTTCAGGAGATGAATTAAAAGTAGTTGAGGATCAGGCGATACGGGATTTAGTTGCAAAACAAAAAGAAATCGGGTTGAACGTTATCAGTGATGGAGAATTTCGTCGTAGTTACTGGCATCTTGATTTTTTCTGGGGATTTAAAGGAATCGAGCATAATGTGATGGATCAAGGGTATTTATTTCACGGAGAAGAAACACGAGCAGATTCCGCACGACTAACAGGAAAAATAAGCTTCAATCCAGAACATCCAGTGTTTGAGGAGTACGAATTTTTAACAGAAATTGCTGATGGGACACCTGTTCGCCAAAGTATTCCAGCGCCAGCCCAGTTATTAGCGGAATTGGTTCGCAGTTCAAATGAAGAAAAGGTCAATGAATTTTATCCAGATCGGGAACGACTCTATCAAGATATTGCTAAGGCATATCGGGAAACGATTCTAGCTTTATATGACTTAGGTTGTCGAGATATTAAGTTGGACGATTGCACTTGGGGTATGTTAGTGGACAAGAATTTTTGGACGACGATGACCAATGGTGAATATGATACCCAAGCGTTGCAAGAGTTATATTTGCGTTTAAATAATGATGCAATCGTTGATCTACCTGAAGATTTACATGTAACAACACATGTTTGCCGGGGGAATTACCATTCAACTTGGGCAACATCTGGTGGTTATGAGCCTGTTGCAGATACGTTGTTAGGCAATCAAAATGTCGAGGCCTTTTTCTTAGAGTTTGACGATGAGCGTTCAGGAGATTTTGAGCCATTGCGTTTTGTTCCAGAAGATAAACAAGTGGTTTTAGGCTTAGTTACAAGTAAAGACGGTAAATTAGAAGAGAAGGAAACCTTAGTGAAGCGAATTAAAGAAGCAAGTAAATTTGTCCCATTGGAGCGTTTAAGTTTAAGTCCTCAATGTGGGTTTGCGTCGACAGAAGAAGGTAACATTTTGACGGAGGAAGATCAGTGGAAAAAACTATCGTTAGTGATTGATGTGGCAAATGAGGTTTGGGGCAACTAA
- a CDS encoding EndoU domain-containing protein, with protein sequence MTFFIVFYGLEELFFSFSFCFLELLDGKNYDTCKLLTDLEKAQRWANVASMIPAMGIAGYYAKHPLTAGQVTPKSKKASGAKVPKVEIPEQSLKHADVGDFTINPSTGKVSKMKGGGHGQSNIDFLKENGFEVNIEKTYPNGVRTGNVPHHKTPSKRTGIGQSWFPENWTSKDIETAGQHIASQPNFASAKNGEVIFGDYNGVRVGVIKTDGKIGTIFPDGTKQP encoded by the coding sequence TTGACTTTCTTTATAGTGTTTTACGGATTAGAAGAGTTATTTTTCTCATTTTCTTTCTGTTTCCTTGAACTACTTGATGGAAAAAATTATGATACGTGTAAACTATTAACAGATCTTGAAAAAGCGCAACGCTGGGCAAATGTTGCAAGTATGATTCCGGCGATGGGGATTGCGGGCTATTATGCGAAGCATCCGTTGACTGCAGGGCAAGTTACGCCTAAGAGTAAGAAAGCCAGTGGGGCTAAGGTACCTAAAGTTGAAATTCCTGAACAAAGTTTGAAGCATGCAGATGTTGGAGATTTTACTATAAATCCTTCTACAGGAAAAGTGTCTAAAATGAAAGGTGGCGGGCATGGTCAATCTAATATTGATTTCTTAAAAGAAAATGGGTTTGAAGTGAATATTGAAAAAACTTACCCTAATGGTGTTAGAACTGGAAATGTACCACATCATAAGACACCATCTAAACGTACTGGAATAGGCCAATCATGGTTTCCTGAAAATTGGACAAGTAAAGATATAGAGACTGCAGGACAACATATTGCTAGCCAACCAAACTTTGCAAGTGCTAAAAATGGTGAAGTTATTTTTGGAGACTATAATGGTGTACGAGTTGGTGTAATAAAAACAGATGGAAAAATTGGAACCATTTTTCCAGATGGTACAAAACAACCATAA
- a CDS encoding RNA 2'-phosphotransferase encodes MSKEVSYALRHAPWEYELELDKNGWVPIDQLLQAIHQSDEWQNVELDDLKIMIEKSEKKRHEIKENSIRALYGHSIPMKIVKEEAIPPKFLYHGTAHDFLSEIEKNGLSPMSRQYVHLSEDIETAILVGKRKEKNPIILVINTENARAKGIKFYLGNEKVWLADSIPSEFLELLKK; translated from the coding sequence TTGAGTAAAGAAGTTTCTTATGCATTACGTCATGCTCCATGGGAATATGAGTTAGAACTAGATAAAAATGGTTGGGTGCCAATTGACCAATTATTACAAGCCATTCATCAGTCTGATGAATGGCAAAATGTAGAACTCGATGATTTAAAAATAATGATTGAGAAATCAGAAAAAAAGAGACATGAGATTAAAGAGAATAGTATTCGAGCATTGTATGGACACTCTATTCCAATGAAAATAGTAAAAGAAGAAGCTATTCCTCCTAAATTCCTTTATCATGGGACTGCACATGATTTTTTATCTGAAATTGAAAAAAATGGTTTATCTCCTATGTCTCGACAATATGTTCATTTATCCGAAGATATAGAGACAGCTATTTTAGTAGGGAAAAGAAAAGAGAAGAATCCGATTATTTTAGTGATTAACACAGAAAATGCTAGAGCGAAAGGGATAAAGTTCTATTTGGGAAATGAAAAAGTTTGGCTAGCAGATAGTATTCCCTCAGAATTTCTTGAATTATTAAAAAAGTAA
- a CDS encoding SMI1/KNR4 family protein, which translates to MSTEKYNQAKKIIVENDDLVDDFGGASEEIIKKAQLVLGIQFSEDYKLFLSCFGALTFGSIEIYGVFREDFENSGVPDAVWATLNERKLVNMPKHLVIIYNSGMGEMYCMNYKDLNSNNEPKITSYFPGFSEDAQKNEVLYDSFGEFLLDMVNEEIN; encoded by the coding sequence ATGAGCACTGAGAAGTATAATCAAGCAAAAAAAATAATTGTAGAAAATGATGACTTAGTAGACGATTTTGGAGGAGCATCAGAAGAAATTATAAAAAAAGCTCAATTGGTTCTTGGTATACAATTTTCTGAAGACTATAAACTTTTTTTATCTTGTTTTGGAGCTTTAACTTTTGGTTCTATAGAAATTTACGGAGTGTTTAGAGAAGACTTTGAAAATTCTGGTGTTCCAGACGCTGTTTGGGCTACTTTAAACGAACGGAAATTGGTAAACATGCCAAAACATCTAGTTATTATATATAATAGTGGAATGGGAGAAATGTACTGTATGAACTATAAAGATTTGAATAGTAACAACGAACCTAAAATTACATCTTATTTTCCTGGTTTTTCTGAAGATGCACAAAAAAATGAAGTTTTATATGATAGTTTTGGGGAATTTCTTTTAGATATGGTAAATGAAGAAATAAACTAA
- a CDS encoding HNH/ENDO VII family nuclease: MIAAMGIVGYYVKHPLTAGQVTPERTPITGNKDGKNYTLDRNKSKGNSSYKKADGSDISNNYSQIREYWKKDIDFKGTKVYQRDGIIDVNKVDVKGRSNLQRMEQGLAPLGPDGNPINLHHMTQRDISSIAEVEQSFHQSNSKTIHINPNSVPSGIDRKSFNKWRSDYWKNRAKDFK; encoded by the coding sequence ATGATTGCGGCGATGGGGATTGTGGGCTATTATGTGAAGCATCCGTTGACTGCAGGACAAGTTACACCTGAAAGAACGCCTATTACCGGGAATAAAGATGGGAAAAATTACACTTTAGATAGGAATAAGAGTAAGGGGAATAGTAGCTATAAAAAAGCTGATGGGAGTGATATTTCTAATAATTATTCACAAATTAGGGAATATTGGAAAAAGGATATTGACTTTAAAGGAACCAAAGTTTATCAAAGAGATGGTATAATTGATGTTAATAAAGTAGATGTTAAGGGGCGTTCTAATCTTCAAAGAATGGAACAGGGGTTAGCTCCTTTAGGTCCAGATGGTAACCCAATAAACTTACATCATATGACACAAAGAGATATAAGTTCTATTGCAGAGGTGGAACAATCTTTCCATCAGAGCAACTCAAAAACAATTCATATCAATCCTAATTCAGTCCCATCTGGAATAGATAGGAAATCTTTTAATAAATGGCGTTCCGACTATTGGAAAAACAGAGCAAAAGATTTTAAATAA
- a CDS encoding barstar family protein produces the protein MNLSDRVNQVLKERREISLNYDYGVENSWEKLTAILSENEVKTINYLMGCSKDNVYWTSEVFEDISERLQSKIFIECLRVLDQKFSDLNLTYHIDFAEDCIKYDKLTSNTIIELSKEKLVLLSKEIRKGNCYTIELDGEQIQSKEQFFQSMKEKFDLSDVSGWDSLTDWMTDLSWIDSNCFKLVIYNYSEFLKDDLPAKELFIETFREDIILFWEKEVLDTVVDGKTKSFNVYLID, from the coding sequence ATGAATTTATCTGATAGAGTAAATCAAGTTTTGAAAGAAAGAAGAGAAATAAGTTTAAATTATGATTATGGAGTAGAAAATAGTTGGGAAAAATTGACAGCAATATTGTCAGAAAATGAAGTAAAGACAATAAATTATTTAATGGGCTGCTCAAAAGATAATGTTTATTGGACTAGTGAAGTTTTTGAAGATATATCTGAAAGACTACAGAGTAAAATATTTATCGAATGCTTGAGAGTGTTAGACCAAAAGTTTTCTGATTTGAATTTAACGTATCATATTGATTTTGCGGAAGATTGTATAAAATATGATAAGCTAACATCTAACACGATTATTGAATTATCAAAAGAAAAATTAGTTTTGTTAAGTAAAGAAATTAGAAAGGGAAATTGCTATACTATTGAGTTAGATGGTGAGCAGATACAAAGTAAAGAACAGTTTTTTCAAAGCATGAAAGAAAAATTCGATCTTTCGGACGTTTCAGGATGGGATTCGCTTACTGACTGGATGACGGATTTAAGCTGGATCGATAGCAATTGTTTTAAACTGGTTATATACAACTATTCCGAATTTCTAAAAGATGATCTGCCTGCAAAGGAACTATTTATTGAAACCTTTCGAGAGGATATTATATTATTTTGGGAAAAAGAGGTATTGGATACTGTAGTGGATGGTAAAACGAAGAGTTTCAACGTATACTTAATTGATTAG
- a CDS encoding polymorphic toxin-type HINT domain-containing protein, translated as MGLNFYIGEVQAQANQASQMNNQASQAIASLQTSIQSFLSAPLSSKAYDSAKSYFMVAYTPLCQSAIMTGEALESANKRLLSDYQSMVCGIDTIEDEILEQIARFEEVKRDVEQQMSTAKTMRPDLERRYINACETIEKRQEKLRKFHEYNTHSATIFSDFEASEAEFSTGLNEVANCKAWNPATGTFDMTRLNMSWAKPINERWQARAKEIENRAKAKRDNWEKQVKADGLKLQGELDKRKYMLVDINGTKRWMWVIDPTRITQEDFQVNEAYDLWIKNQIELYGREAVFGKEEPDYLTKLAIELRDGKNFDTGKPLTDLEKAQRWATIASMIAAMGIAGYYAKHPLTAGQVTPKSKKASGAKCFVSGTLILTEQGHKPIESIQIGEKVFAKHENSNIQSYEKVVQLFVSDTSGLVRIIVGNEIIETTEEHPFYLLNKGWVKAKELTCNDNLIDSLGNTLPITDIQIICLNKPIKVYNFEVENAHTYFVSNLSILVHNICDDALNKWHKGTFADSEASLTKHFEKHGAEVKANSLEQYLNKAEDFSRKLKGARTKKIDYPTPNVVRYYKNGKYIDIHKPTGKIISFGKQ; from the coding sequence ATGGGACTTAATTTTTATATCGGTGAAGTTCAAGCACAAGCTAATCAAGCTTCTCAAATGAATAATCAAGCAAGTCAAGCCATTGCTTCACTGCAAACGAGTATTCAGTCATTTTTATCAGCGCCTTTATCCAGTAAGGCGTACGATTCAGCTAAAAGCTATTTTATGGTGGCATACACACCGTTGTGTCAATCTGCTATAATGACAGGAGAAGCGCTAGAAAGCGCGAATAAACGCTTGCTTAGCGACTATCAAAGCATGGTTTGTGGCATTGATACGATCGAAGATGAAATTTTAGAACAAATCGCCCGTTTTGAAGAAGTAAAACGAGATGTTGAGCAACAGATGAGTACCGCCAAAACGATGCGCCCTGATTTAGAGCGGCGTTATATCAATGCGTGTGAGACTATTGAGAAGCGTCAAGAAAAATTGAGGAAGTTTCATGAATATAATACACATTCAGCAACTATTTTTTCTGATTTCGAAGCGAGTGAAGCAGAATTTAGTACTGGCTTGAATGAAGTAGCAAACTGCAAAGCATGGAATCCAGCAACGGGAACGTTTGATATGACTCGTTTAAATATGAGTTGGGCCAAACCAATCAATGAACGCTGGCAAGCTCGAGCAAAAGAGATAGAAAATCGAGCAAAAGCTAAGAGAGACAATTGGGAAAAACAAGTAAAAGCGGACGGCTTGAAATTACAAGGCGAATTGGATAAACGCAAGTATATGCTTGTTGATATTAATGGGACGAAAAGATGGATGTGGGTCATTGATCCAACTCGTATTACACAAGAAGACTTCCAAGTGAATGAAGCCTATGATTTATGGATCAAAAACCAAATCGAACTTTATGGCAGAGAGGCGGTTTTTGGCAAAGAAGAACCAGATTATTTAACGAAATTAGCGATTGAATTACGTGATGGGAAAAATTTTGATACAGGAAAACCCTTAACAGATCTTGAAAAAGCGCAACGCTGGGCAACTATTGCAAGTATGATTGCGGCGATGGGGATTGCGGGCTATTATGCGAAACATCCGTTGACTGCAGGACAAGTTACACCTAAGAGTAAGAAAGCCAGTGGGGCTAAGTGTTTTGTTTCAGGAACACTTATTTTAACAGAACAAGGACATAAACCAATTGAATCTATTCAAATAGGTGAAAAAGTTTTTGCAAAGCATGAAAACTCTAATATTCAGTCTTATGAAAAAGTTGTTCAATTATTTGTTAGTGACACTAGCGGACTTGTTCGAATTATTGTTGGTAATGAAATAATTGAAACCACTGAAGAGCATCCGTTCTATTTGCTAAACAAAGGATGGGTAAAGGCCAAAGAATTAACGTGTAATGACAATTTGATTGATAGTTTAGGAAATACATTGCCAATCACCGATATTCAAATTATCTGTCTTAATAAACCTATTAAGGTATATAATTTTGAAGTAGAGAATGCTCATACTTATTTTGTTTCTAATTTGAGTATATTAGTTCATAACATATGTGATGATGCTCTAAATAAATGGCATAAGGGGACTTTTGCTGACTCGGAAGCTTCTTTGACAAAGCATTTTGAGAAGCATGGAGCAGAAGTTAAAGCTAACTCTCTAGAGCAATATTTGAATAAAGCGGAAGATTTTAGTCGTAAACTAAAAGGAGCACGAACAAAAAAAATAGATTATCCTACACCTAATGTAGTAAGATATTACAAAAATGGGAAGTACATTGATATTCATAAGCCAACAGGAAAAATAATATCATTTGGAAAACAATAA
- a CDS encoding DUF3958 family protein, whose product MNDIDYDQKNYQFRMRIEQLQEDQLGIKKEQRQVEEQQEAFFYLQQKEQQAYEFVLNSCEAEERAFYQDRGDESLHLAKKAQRELEEQQVELEKEYRLLLDQEESVSAEQTSFGKQKEGESNGT is encoded by the coding sequence ATGAATGATATAGATTACGACCAAAAAAATTACCAGTTCCGCATGCGTATCGAACAATTACAAGAGGATCAACTAGGTATCAAGAAAGAACAACGCCAAGTAGAAGAACAACAAGAAGCTTTTTTCTACTTACAGCAAAAAGAGCAACAAGCGTATGAGTTTGTTTTGAACAGTTGTGAAGCAGAAGAACGAGCTTTTTATCAAGATCGTGGAGATGAAAGTCTTCATCTAGCTAAAAAAGCGCAACGAGAACTTGAAGAGCAACAAGTTGAGCTAGAAAAAGAATATCGATTGTTGTTAGATCAGGAAGAATCAGTAAGTGCAGAACAAACTTCTTTTGGGAAGCAAAAGGAGGGAGAGTCAAATGGGACTTAA
- a CDS encoding TIGR04197 family type VII secretion effector produces MAISSNTSIAAGISASFSQSASALNSINASTVSSGTNVLGNANAKQAMNKYEQGLKLLSSSVVSAGNNIHSVAKEFEKVDQNIAQLTNLGGFR; encoded by the coding sequence ATGGCAATTTCAAGTAACACAAGCATTGCAGCAGGAATTTCAGCTTCTTTTAGTCAATCAGCTAGTGCATTAAATAGTATCAATGCATCAACCGTTTCATCAGGAACTAACGTCTTGGGCAACGCAAATGCCAAACAAGCAATGAATAAATATGAGCAAGGACTAAAGCTGTTATCTTCTAGTGTTGTTTCTGCGGGGAATAATATTCATTCTGTTGCGAAAGAATTTGAAAAAGTTGATCAGAATATTGCTCAACTAACCAATTTGGGAGGTTTTCGATGA
- a CDS encoding AbrB/MazE/SpoVT family DNA-binding domain-containing protein, with protein MTKRIRKSERIRKHGGTYIISLPNEVIQALSLNESDQLDFIVRDGQVSLEKSLVIKSENLLGTFSSDIDFFMDKHDQVFKKMAENK; from the coding sequence ATGACTAAAAGAATAAGAAAATCTGAGCGAATAAGAAAGCATGGTGGTACATATATCATATCTTTGCCTAATGAAGTAATTCAAGCATTATCCTTAAATGAAAGTGATCAACTAGATTTTATTGTTCGTGATGGACAAGTCTCATTAGAAAAATCTTTAGTGATTAAATCGGAAAATCTATTAGGAACATTTTCATCTGATATAGATTTTTTTATGGATAAGCATGATCAAGTTTTTAAAAAAATGGCAGAGAATAAGTAA
- a CDS encoding GNAT family N-acetyltransferase, whose translation MIRNATLMDLDLLAIHDTHIPQERLRLAIEENRILIIEENEMIGWLRFSFFWESIPFVDMLFILEPFRRKQYGTDLMHFFEREMIVQGFKELMLSTSSEEYSQHLYLKLGFKTVGGFFPTNEPYEIMMVKNLIGKVEKS comes from the coding sequence ATGATACGGAATGCAACATTAATGGATCTAGATTTATTAGCGATACATGATACTCACATACCTCAAGAGAGACTTCGCTTAGCTATTGAGGAAAATAGAATTCTGATTATTGAAGAAAATGAAATGATCGGTTGGCTTAGATTTAGTTTCTTTTGGGAGTCTATTCCATTTGTGGATATGTTGTTTATCTTGGAACCTTTTAGACGTAAACAATATGGGACAGATTTAATGCATTTTTTTGAGCGTGAAATGATCGTTCAAGGGTTTAAAGAACTTATGCTGTCAACTTCCAGTGAAGAGTATTCTCAGCATTTATATCTTAAATTGGGTTTTAAAACAGTTGGGGGATTTTTCCCGACAAATGAGCCTTATGAAATAATGATGGTAAAAAACTTGATTGGGAAAGTTGAAAAAAGCTAA